A DNA window from Labilithrix sp. contains the following coding sequences:
- the phoU gene encoding phosphate signaling complex protein PhoU, translating to MPRLHTDRLYEGELQKIREMLLMMGAKVEEMLKLSMRAMTERNTELAENTLYIDRVINRLEIELDDHCLRVLARRQPVASDLRFITMALKVVTDLERMGDLGVNICDRVVELNAEAPLEDRRTYQQLVEMAEAAQEMLREALDAFVAGDAERATSIVERDSKIDELYKEIFRALLDHMREKPADVFLATRVQSIAKYIERIADHATNLAEMVVFMVRGKDIRHVGKLERRAGSSKPPTAQ from the coding sequence GTGCCTCGTCTCCACACCGACCGCCTCTACGAAGGAGAGCTCCAGAAGATCCGCGAGATGCTCCTCATGATGGGCGCGAAGGTGGAGGAGATGCTGAAGCTCTCGATGCGCGCGATGACGGAGCGCAACACGGAGCTCGCGGAGAACACGCTCTACATCGATCGCGTGATCAACCGGCTCGAGATCGAGCTCGACGATCACTGCCTCCGCGTGCTCGCGCGGCGCCAGCCGGTCGCGAGCGACCTCCGCTTCATCACGATGGCGCTCAAGGTCGTGACCGATCTCGAGCGCATGGGCGACCTCGGGGTGAACATCTGCGATCGCGTCGTGGAGCTGAACGCGGAGGCGCCGCTCGAGGATCGGCGCACGTACCAGCAGCTGGTGGAGATGGCGGAGGCGGCGCAGGAGATGCTGCGCGAGGCGCTCGACGCCTTCGTCGCCGGCGACGCCGAGCGCGCGACGAGCATCGTCGAGCGCGACTCGAAGATCGACGAGCTCTACAAGGAGATCTTCCGCGCGCTGCTCGATCACATGCGCGAGAAGCCGGCCGACGTGTTCCTCGCGACGCGCGTGCAGTCGATCGCGAAGTACATCGAGCGCATCGCGGACCACGCGACGAACCTCGCCGAGATGGTCGTCTTCATGGTCCGCGGCAAGGACATCCGTCACGTCGGCAAGCTCGAACGCCGCGCTGGCTCGAGCAAGCCGCCGACCGCGCAGTGA
- a CDS encoding sigma-70 family RNA polymerase sigma factor — translation MNEGLDNAELADLYRRYGFFLRRRCVVLLRDEAHADDALQESFMKLMRAGAGVRTAAQPMRWLYRVVDRTCFDHLRKVRRGAARDVTLEDAGDALPVTPGTTLEERQSVLEILDVLDDEERAIAVMAFVDGMTHQEIASELGYSRMTILKRVASIRERAEKASARLARARAAKAAKREGRPS, via the coding sequence ATGAACGAGGGACTCGACAACGCAGAGCTCGCGGACCTCTATCGGCGATACGGGTTCTTCCTCCGCCGGCGCTGCGTCGTCCTCCTCCGCGACGAAGCGCACGCCGACGACGCCTTGCAAGAGAGCTTCATGAAGCTGATGCGCGCGGGCGCCGGCGTGAGGACCGCGGCGCAACCGATGCGCTGGCTCTACCGCGTCGTCGATCGGACGTGCTTCGATCACCTGCGCAAGGTCCGCCGCGGCGCCGCCCGCGACGTGACGCTCGAGGACGCCGGCGACGCGCTCCCCGTCACGCCGGGCACGACGCTGGAGGAGCGGCAGTCGGTCCTCGAGATCCTCGACGTGCTCGACGACGAAGAGAGGGCGATCGCGGTGATGGCGTTCGTCGACGGCATGACCCACCAGGAGATCGCGAGCGAGCTCGGCTACTCGCGGATGACGATCCTCAAGCGCGTCGCGTCGATCCGCGAGCGCGCGGAGAAGGCGAGCGCGCGGCTCGCGAGAGCACGCGCGGCCAAAGCGGCCAAACGAGAAGGGAGGCCATCGTGA
- a CDS encoding caspase family protein, whose product MKRLLRLFVAGVVAWLVFLVARSAGAEPIRVVVSVGHRLGLAGEAPLKHAVRDATRVRDVFVQAGDVQRDHAILLEEPSAAQLMSALDRAAAIARTRRPGEVTLVFYFSGHGDRQRIHLGGERVALADIDAKLAAIPASLRIIIVDACRTADVRGKGVATEDAFAITLDGATAASGVVRIHASADGEVAQESDELGGAVFTHYLVTGLAGAADADADARVTLAEAYSFAYSQTLYRSARATGALQRPSVQLDLKEAAPVVLTRTATVSSLVVPRAADAHYLVYALGSRTVVGEVWSSADRPISVAVAPGKYVVHRRAGGRSAAAQIDVGRGEHRALGAADFKAVPEEKLARKGGDLLLRPHEIGASYELLTSRLAAVGHRFGLGYAYSWEGGWALSAGVFGGLGTREASAQTSELAWIGLDGSLEQRVRLGLGTLRFGAGPRAMGIAQSLRREDSARLARAGYATSRTFHGAAFGAHALAAVRVPLSHALWVELDARGDLLGGRIEDELDLLWSAGLGAAFGATF is encoded by the coding sequence ATGAAGCGTCTGCTCCGGCTCTTCGTCGCGGGCGTCGTCGCGTGGCTCGTGTTCCTCGTCGCGCGCAGCGCCGGCGCCGAGCCGATCCGCGTCGTCGTCTCGGTCGGGCATCGCCTCGGGCTCGCGGGAGAGGCGCCGCTCAAGCACGCCGTGCGCGACGCGACGCGCGTGCGCGACGTCTTCGTCCAGGCCGGCGACGTCCAGCGCGATCACGCGATCCTCCTCGAAGAGCCGTCCGCCGCGCAGCTCATGTCGGCGCTCGACCGCGCGGCGGCGATCGCGAGGACGCGCCGGCCGGGGGAGGTGACCCTCGTCTTCTATTTCAGCGGCCACGGCGATCGGCAACGGATCCACCTCGGCGGAGAGCGCGTCGCGCTCGCCGACATCGACGCGAAGCTCGCCGCGATCCCGGCGTCGCTCCGCATCATCATCGTGGACGCGTGCCGGACCGCGGACGTCCGCGGCAAGGGCGTCGCGACCGAAGACGCGTTCGCGATCACGCTCGACGGCGCGACCGCGGCCTCGGGCGTCGTCCGCATCCACGCGTCCGCCGACGGCGAGGTGGCGCAGGAATCGGACGAGCTGGGGGGAGCGGTCTTCACGCATTACTTGGTGACGGGGCTCGCCGGCGCGGCGGACGCCGACGCGGACGCGCGCGTCACGCTCGCCGAGGCGTACTCGTTCGCCTACAGCCAGACGCTGTACCGCTCCGCGCGCGCGACGGGCGCGCTCCAGCGTCCTTCGGTCCAGCTCGACCTGAAGGAGGCGGCCCCCGTCGTGCTCACGCGCACGGCGACGGTGAGCTCGCTCGTCGTGCCGCGCGCGGCGGACGCGCACTACCTCGTGTACGCGCTCGGATCGCGCACCGTCGTCGGCGAGGTCTGGAGCTCCGCCGATCGGCCCATCTCCGTCGCCGTCGCTCCCGGCAAGTACGTCGTTCACCGGCGCGCGGGCGGTCGCTCCGCCGCGGCGCAGATCGACGTCGGTCGCGGCGAGCATCGCGCGCTCGGCGCGGCGGACTTCAAGGCCGTGCCGGAGGAGAAGCTCGCGCGCAAGGGCGGCGATCTCCTGCTCCGGCCGCACGAGATCGGGGCGTCGTACGAGCTCCTCACGTCGCGGCTCGCCGCCGTCGGGCATCGGTTCGGTCTGGGCTACGCGTACTCGTGGGAAGGCGGATGGGCGCTCTCGGCGGGAGTGTTCGGCGGGCTGGGGACGCGCGAAGCGAGCGCGCAGACGTCGGAGCTCGCGTGGATCGGCCTCGACGGATCGCTCGAGCAGCGCGTGCGCCTCGGGCTCGGGACGCTCCGGTTCGGCGCGGGCCCGCGCGCGATGGGGATCGCGCAGTCGCTTCGCCGCGAGGACTCGGCGCGGCTCGCGCGCGCGGGCTACGCGACCTCCCGGACGTTCCACGGCGCGGCGTTCGGGGCGCACGCGCTCGCCGCCGTCCGCGTGCCGCTCTCCCATGCGCTCTGGGTCGAGCTCGACGCGCGCGGGGACCTCCTCGGCGGTCGCATCGAAGACGAGCTCGACCTGCTGTGGAGCGCCGGCCTCGGCGCGGCCTTCGGCGCGACGTTCTGA
- the argH gene encoding argininosuccinate lyase, with the protein MKIMTTTSGGLARTDATGKVEMIPELLTWSSSIVPDRSFTREDILGSAAHVTMLRKVGLLEADDARKLRGALLELYDRAAKNELHLSDGEEDVHMAIESLLTEKLGEVGKRLHTARSRNDQVALDLRLHVRDQAARTLADLAALVTELAERASKEKDVILPAYTHRQRAMPVSAAFLLGAWSMQLLRAGDALVAALRRANESPLGAGACSGTSLPIDRRVVAELLAFGSITENALDTVGDRDFALDWTWAGARVLLALSRLSTDVIDFTTSEFAFLTIGDAVAAGSSMMPQKKNPDMFELVRGKTARGVGNLTHMMTLVKGLSAGYARDMQDDRDAVLSTGPLVRGAIQTVRLAFPHLTFNPERCLAAVSDGSTQATDVAEALVRKGIPFREAYKATGAFVHIARTRGVPLRDLSLDDARTAHPAFDADVLAALDPKKAVAAKKSLGGTAPERVEEQLAHVRAAAADLASQAATVPTLDELRARVGAAEI; encoded by the coding sequence GTGAAGATCATGACCACGACGAGCGGCGGCCTCGCCCGCACCGATGCGACCGGAAAGGTCGAGATGATCCCCGAGCTCCTGACCTGGAGCTCCTCCATCGTCCCGGACCGAAGCTTCACGCGCGAGGACATCCTCGGCAGCGCGGCCCACGTGACGATGCTCCGGAAGGTCGGGCTCCTCGAGGCGGACGACGCCCGGAAGCTCCGCGGCGCGCTCCTCGAGCTCTACGACCGCGCGGCCAAGAACGAATTGCACCTCTCGGACGGCGAAGAAGACGTCCACATGGCGATCGAGAGCCTCCTCACGGAGAAGCTCGGCGAGGTCGGGAAACGCTTGCATACTGCACGTTCCCGGAACGATCAGGTCGCGCTCGACCTCCGGCTCCACGTCCGCGATCAGGCCGCGCGCACGCTCGCCGATCTCGCCGCGCTCGTGACGGAGCTCGCGGAGCGCGCGTCGAAGGAGAAGGACGTCATCCTCCCCGCGTACACGCATCGCCAGCGCGCGATGCCGGTGAGCGCGGCGTTCCTCCTCGGGGCGTGGTCGATGCAGCTCCTCCGCGCGGGGGACGCGCTCGTCGCCGCGCTCCGGCGCGCGAACGAGTCGCCGCTCGGCGCGGGCGCGTGCTCGGGCACGTCGCTGCCGATCGACCGCCGCGTCGTCGCGGAGCTCCTCGCGTTCGGCTCGATCACGGAGAACGCGCTCGACACGGTCGGCGACCGCGACTTCGCGCTCGACTGGACCTGGGCGGGGGCGCGCGTCCTCCTCGCGCTCTCGCGCCTCTCGACCGACGTGATCGATTTCACGACGAGCGAGTTCGCGTTCCTCACGATCGGCGACGCGGTCGCGGCGGGCTCGAGCATGATGCCGCAGAAGAAGAACCCGGACATGTTCGAGCTCGTCCGCGGAAAGACCGCGCGCGGCGTCGGCAACCTCACCCACATGATGACGCTGGTGAAGGGCCTCTCCGCCGGCTACGCGCGCGACATGCAGGACGATCGCGACGCGGTGCTCTCGACCGGCCCGCTCGTCCGCGGCGCGATCCAGACGGTGCGCCTCGCGTTCCCGCACCTCACGTTCAATCCGGAGCGCTGCCTCGCCGCGGTCTCCGACGGCTCCACCCAGGCGACCGACGTCGCCGAGGCGCTCGTGCGGAAGGGCATCCCCTTCCGCGAGGCCTACAAAGCGACCGGCGCATTCGTGCATATTGCACGCACCCGCGGCGTCCCGCTCCGCGACCTCTCCCTCGACGACGCGCGCACGGCGCACCCGGCCTTCGACGCCGACGTGCTCGCCGCGCTCGATCCGAAGAAGGCCGTCGCGGCCAAGAAGAGCCTCGGCGGCACCGCGCCCGAGCGCGTCGAGGAGCAGCTCGCGCACGTCCGCGCCGCCGCCGCCGACCTCGCGTCGCAGGCCGCGACGGTGCCGACGCTCGACGAGCTGCGGGCCCGCGTCGGCGCGGCGGAGATCTGA
- a CDS encoding PDZ domain-containing protein has translation MRASQLLVLAGLLSSSVASAAPLPSLPGANANAGEAPAAAPSGGTLDLTQIRRGVVQVEQQGRPMAIGTVLSKDGRVLTSLSALGGVEVPEIRYADNSVVKAKVGHKDKAWDLALLIPQTGKWTDGLMPTDADPSGVDIKAFLPKAGKMGANLVAIKGRAEAHAKDGDALNNVLDLDLKGLPSVPGAPLINPDGKVVGVLVRACKDAAPEKPEKPDPKAKAPACTPITIGAPVPALRGFLMKTPTTAVQPAPWLGLGGVPSENGNVKGVRVMGVAPGSPAEKAGLKPTGDSPDTIVAVEGSPVETPEQLAEAIAKRSIGQTVKLLVFSAGKFREVAVTLRAAP, from the coding sequence ATGCGCGCGTCGCAGCTCCTGGTCCTCGCCGGCCTCCTCTCCTCCTCCGTCGCCTCCGCCGCTCCGCTCCCCTCGCTCCCGGGCGCGAACGCGAACGCGGGCGAAGCGCCGGCCGCCGCCCCGTCCGGCGGAACGCTGGACCTCACGCAGATCCGGCGCGGCGTCGTCCAGGTCGAGCAGCAAGGACGTCCGATGGCGATCGGCACCGTGCTCTCGAAGGACGGCCGCGTGCTCACGTCGCTCTCCGCGCTCGGCGGCGTCGAGGTACCCGAGATCCGCTACGCGGACAACAGCGTCGTCAAGGCGAAGGTCGGCCACAAGGACAAGGCCTGGGACCTCGCGCTCCTCATCCCGCAGACCGGCAAATGGACCGACGGCCTCATGCCCACCGACGCGGATCCGAGCGGCGTCGACATCAAGGCCTTCCTCCCGAAGGCCGGGAAGATGGGCGCGAACCTCGTCGCGATCAAGGGCCGCGCGGAGGCGCACGCGAAGGACGGCGACGCGCTCAACAACGTGCTCGACCTCGATTTGAAGGGCCTCCCCAGCGTGCCGGGCGCGCCGCTCATCAACCCGGACGGCAAGGTCGTCGGCGTCCTCGTCCGCGCGTGCAAGGACGCCGCCCCCGAAAAGCCCGAGAAACCCGATCCGAAGGCGAAGGCGCCGGCCTGCACCCCGATCACGATCGGCGCGCCGGTCCCCGCGCTCCGCGGCTTCCTCATGAAGACGCCGACGACCGCGGTCCAGCCCGCGCCCTGGCTCGGCCTCGGCGGGGTCCCGAGCGAGAACGGGAACGTGAAGGGGGTCCGCGTCATGGGCGTCGCCCCCGGCTCCCCCGCGGAGAAGGCGGGCCTCAAGCCCACGGGAGACAGTCCGGATACGATCGTGGCGGTCGAGGGCTCGCCGGTGGAGACGCCCGAGCAGCTCGCGGAGGCGATCGCCAAACGATCGATCGGCCAGACGGTCAAGCTTCTCGTGTTCAGCGCCGGGAAATTCCGTGAGGTCGCCGTGACCTTGCGCGCCGCGCCGTAA
- a CDS encoding Stp1/IreP family PP2C-type Ser/Thr phosphatase produces MRIEVAGETNVGMKRTHNEDNFSIIEESGLYIVADGMGGHASGEVASKMAVDSLKEFFAATAQDPERTWPYKMDRSKGYEENRLITGIKLANLRIYETAQRDSGKRGMGTTIVVLFAVEDGVYVAHVGDSRSYRFRDGKIEQLTEDHSLLNDYIKMKRLTAEEIANFPHKNVIVRALGMKDTVKVDTRFESPRANDVYLLCSDGLSGPVEDPQMLEIVTRYGGDLKMTASKMIEHANQNGGPDNITVILARYIDDGS; encoded by the coding sequence CTGCGCATCGAGGTGGCTGGCGAGACGAACGTCGGCATGAAGCGGACGCACAACGAGGACAACTTCTCGATCATCGAGGAGAGCGGCCTCTACATCGTCGCGGACGGGATGGGCGGTCACGCCTCGGGTGAGGTCGCGAGCAAGATGGCGGTCGACTCGCTGAAGGAGTTCTTCGCCGCCACGGCGCAGGACCCGGAGCGGACCTGGCCGTACAAGATGGACCGCTCGAAGGGCTACGAGGAGAACCGGCTCATCACCGGCATCAAGCTCGCGAACCTCCGCATCTACGAGACCGCGCAGCGCGACTCCGGCAAGCGCGGCATGGGCACGACGATCGTGGTGCTCTTCGCGGTGGAGGACGGCGTGTACGTCGCGCACGTGGGCGACTCGCGCAGCTACCGCTTCCGCGACGGGAAGATCGAGCAGCTGACCGAGGACCACTCGCTCCTCAACGACTACATCAAGATGAAGCGGCTCACGGCGGAGGAGATCGCGAACTTCCCGCACAAGAACGTCATCGTCCGCGCGCTCGGGATGAAGGACACGGTGAAGGTCGACACGCGCTTCGAGTCCCCGCGCGCGAACGACGTCTACCTCCTCTGCTCCGACGGCCTCTCCGGCCCGGTCGAGGATCCGCAGATGCTCGAGATCGTCACGCGCTACGGCGGCGACCTGAAGATGACGGCGTCGAAGATGATCGAGCACGCGAACCAGAACGGCGGGCCCGACAACATCACCGTCATCCTCGCGCGCTACATCGACGACGGCAGCTGA
- a CDS encoding PEGA domain-containing protein translates to MRIRLAFSVAAACVVLTLAPAARADAAALKQAGDEAFDARRLDEAARSYEASWSEKHDPSVLYNLARTYEAMGRHADALDRLQRFSDTAPFELRKRVPRLDGMLAVYRTRVATLEIHSNVAGARVIVGSTIVGTTTDEPSTIKVNAGAATIEISKEGFRSWTQEIALEGGRVNEVHATLEPKAEPRRVVVSPRAPSAPAAEAGPVYTRWWFWVGAGAVVAAAGVAVFVALTTERTPADGTLGTIVAPLVTF, encoded by the coding sequence ATGAGAATCCGACTCGCCTTTAGCGTCGCCGCGGCGTGTGTGGTGCTCACGCTCGCGCCCGCCGCGCGCGCCGACGCCGCCGCGTTGAAGCAGGCGGGCGACGAGGCGTTCGACGCGCGCCGGCTCGACGAGGCCGCGCGATCGTACGAGGCGTCGTGGAGCGAGAAGCACGATCCGAGCGTGCTCTACAACCTCGCGCGCACGTACGAGGCGATGGGCCGCCACGCCGACGCGCTCGATCGCCTCCAGCGCTTCTCCGACACCGCGCCGTTCGAGCTCCGCAAGCGCGTGCCGCGGCTCGACGGCATGCTCGCCGTCTACCGCACGCGCGTCGCGACGCTCGAGATCCACTCGAACGTCGCCGGCGCGCGCGTGATCGTGGGCAGCACGATCGTCGGGACGACGACGGACGAGCCGTCGACGATCAAGGTCAACGCCGGCGCGGCGACGATCGAGATCTCGAAGGAGGGGTTTCGCAGCTGGACGCAAGAGATCGCGCTCGAGGGCGGACGCGTGAACGAGGTCCACGCGACGCTCGAGCCGAAGGCGGAGCCGCGGCGCGTCGTCGTGAGCCCGCGCGCGCCGTCGGCCCCGGCGGCGGAGGCCGGCCCGGTGTACACGCGCTGGTGGTTCTGGGTCGGCGCCGGCGCGGTGGTCGCCGCCGCCGGCGTCGCGGTCTTCGTCGCGCTCACGACGGAGCGAACGCCGGCGGACGGCACGTTGGGGACGATCGTGGCGCCGCTGGTGACCTTCTGA
- a CDS encoding serine/threonine protein kinase yields the protein MGWLPAKGDVVLGKYRVTRQLGRGGMGVVYEAVNVATDGRVALKLMSPGAEDAAERISRMEREARAAARLRSRFVARVLDFDAAGGAPVMVMELLEGHDLSAEMRQAELRQAGLRCEDAVSYVIQACAGIAEAHAAGIIHRDLKPGNLFLDRSNPASPMIRVLDFGLSKLLDHDNTSELTSPSEAIGTLSYMSPEQMRASKHVDARADVWSLGVILFRLLTGSLPAEGRGLDLAARVLDDKPLPNVDRRDVPRDLSAVVARALEKNAAKRFPDARALGRALVPFVAEPSPMTKLAIDELAVVPSARDVAPSTPAAVSDESSTNTVVTADTIADRTETTRAWNARPRSRRVTDVWRDRRAPLIATGVLVVATLALAMSLGPKKTPRAEPAVLAPAAPPQRAAIPPVLVPAASPPPAVTAIAIPTVLPAAKDAAAPPAAPATASTRPRARPPRPTNRYDENPTRL from the coding sequence GTGGGGTGGTTGCCCGCCAAAGGCGACGTGGTGCTCGGAAAATACCGCGTCACCCGCCAGCTCGGACGTGGCGGCATGGGCGTCGTGTACGAGGCGGTCAACGTCGCGACCGACGGCCGGGTCGCGCTGAAGCTGATGAGCCCGGGCGCCGAGGACGCGGCGGAGCGCATCTCGCGCATGGAGCGCGAGGCGCGGGCGGCGGCGCGGCTGCGGAGCCGCTTCGTCGCGCGGGTCCTCGACTTCGACGCCGCCGGCGGAGCGCCGGTGATGGTGATGGAGCTCCTCGAGGGCCACGACCTCAGCGCGGAGATGCGTCAAGCCGAGCTGCGTCAGGCCGGCCTCCGCTGCGAGGACGCCGTCTCCTACGTCATCCAGGCGTGCGCCGGCATCGCGGAGGCGCACGCCGCCGGCATCATCCATCGCGATCTCAAGCCGGGGAACCTCTTCCTCGATCGCAGCAACCCGGCGAGCCCGATGATCCGCGTGCTCGACTTCGGCCTCTCGAAGCTCCTCGATCACGACAACACGTCCGAGCTCACCTCGCCGAGCGAGGCGATCGGCACGCTCTCGTACATGTCGCCGGAGCAGATGCGCGCGTCGAAGCACGTCGACGCGCGGGCCGACGTCTGGTCGCTCGGCGTCATCCTCTTTCGTCTGCTCACCGGCTCGCTGCCGGCGGAGGGCCGCGGCCTCGACCTCGCCGCGCGCGTCCTCGACGACAAGCCGCTCCCGAACGTGGACCGCCGCGACGTCCCGCGCGACCTCTCCGCCGTCGTCGCCCGCGCGCTCGAGAAGAACGCGGCGAAGCGCTTCCCCGACGCGCGCGCGCTCGGTCGCGCGCTCGTCCCGTTCGTCGCCGAGCCGTCGCCGATGACGAAGCTCGCGATCGACGAGCTCGCCGTCGTCCCCTCCGCGCGCGACGTCGCGCCGAGCACGCCCGCGGCGGTGAGCGACGAGTCGTCGACGAACACCGTCGTCACCGCCGACACGATCGCCGATCGGACCGAGACGACGCGCGCTTGGAACGCGAGGCCGCGCTCCCGGCGCGTGACGGACGTATGGCGCGATCGGCGCGCCCCGCTCATCGCGACCGGCGTCCTCGTCGTCGCGACGCTCGCGCTCGCAATGTCGCTCGGGCCGAAGAAGACGCCGCGCGCGGAGCCCGCCGTGCTCGCCCCCGCCGCTCCGCCGCAGCGGGCCGCGATTCCGCCCGTGCTCGTCCCCGCGGCTTCCCCGCCGCCGGCCGTGACCGCGATCGCGATTCCCACCGTGCTCCCCGCCGCGAAAGACGCCGCGGCGCCGCCCGCCGCGCCGGCCACGGCCTCCACCCGCCCGCGCGCGAGGCCACCGAGGCCGACCAACAGGTACGATGAGAATCCGACTCGCCTTTAG